From a region of the Nitrospira sp. genome:
- a CDS encoding DNA topoisomerase IV subunit A — protein sequence MTTKTKKTTHVEKKLIGLADIVIQAAERSKDPTFQIPIRALSNVSFNERKGLIEMGSKKQERSFFNVGMAKKFMQTVLVADALSELQRADLTTSLREIYYRTKHTIKDSHENTFDTQDESDPVIEDLEVSLAALREELHVRAENSGSIVGPVVFGDDGDRVDCSKLGKGGYSVPSIVEPEYLEIRRCTADFVLLVEKGTQWNRLSEDKFWRRYNCVLLTGNGQPPRGVRRLARRLHEEYRLPVYVLVDNDPWGYYIYSVIKQGSINLAFESQRMAIPKAKFMGLSSADPERYELPRNVGIKLNDKDIARAKELMNYQWFQKPAWQAEIKRMLASGLKYELDALANKDFQYLTKKYLPRKLKEKDWLD from the coding sequence ATGACGACGAAGACGAAGAAAACGACTCATGTCGAGAAGAAGCTGATCGGCCTGGCCGATATCGTGATCCAGGCAGCCGAACGGTCGAAAGACCCGACGTTTCAGATTCCGATCCGCGCCCTGTCCAATGTGTCCTTCAACGAGCGCAAGGGCCTGATCGAAATGGGGAGTAAGAAACAGGAGCGGTCGTTTTTCAATGTCGGCATGGCAAAGAAATTCATGCAGACGGTGCTGGTGGCGGACGCCCTCTCTGAGTTGCAGCGCGCCGATCTGACGACGTCGCTACGCGAAATCTACTATCGCACGAAACATACGATCAAAGACTCACACGAGAACACCTTCGATACCCAGGATGAATCCGATCCAGTTATTGAAGATTTGGAAGTCTCCCTCGCCGCTCTTCGTGAGGAGTTGCATGTTCGAGCGGAGAACAGCGGCAGTATCGTCGGGCCGGTGGTTTTCGGAGATGACGGCGACCGCGTTGACTGCTCTAAGCTCGGCAAAGGCGGGTACTCGGTGCCGTCGATTGTGGAGCCGGAGTATCTGGAGATTCGCCGCTGCACGGCGGATTTCGTGCTACTCGTCGAAAAGGGAACACAGTGGAACCGACTGTCGGAGGATAAGTTCTGGCGTCGCTATAACTGTGTGTTACTCACTGGCAATGGTCAGCCGCCGCGCGGGGTCAGACGATTAGCGAGACGGCTCCATGAGGAATATCGTCTGCCGGTCTATGTCTTGGTCGATAACGATCCATGGGGGTACTACATTTACTCTGTCATCAAGCAGGGCTCGATCAATCTGGCCTTTGAAAGCCAGCGCATGGCAATTCCGAAGGCCAAGTTCATGGGTTTATCGAGCGCCGACCCGGAGCGGTATGAGTTGCCGCGCAACGTCGGCATCAAGTTGAACGACAAAGACATCGCCCGCGCAAAAGAGTTGATGAACTATCAGTGGTTCCAGAAACCGGCCTGGCAGGCGGAGATCAAGCGGATGCTGGCGAGTGGATTGAAGTACGAGCTTGATGCGTTGGCGAACAAAGACTTTCAGTACCTCACGAAGAAGTACCTGCCGAGGAAACTCAAAGAGAAAGACTGGTTAGACTAG
- a CDS encoding DEAD/DEAH box helicase family protein has translation MKTLPAWTALLRDWQRRAVSAVRAHSTTDFLAMATPAAGKTRFALAVAHHYLTQRAAVRVVVVCPTNHLRGQWSDAAGKVGLHLDPALTNDQAVEAADYHGAVVTYQQVCLSPAIFQRACKGKRTLLILDELHHAGDGKNWGKALRTAFDPAVFRLVLSGTPFRSDNNPIPFIRYEHGESRADFSYGYTDAIRDGVCRPIVFPSYEGELTWFSEGREHTATFQDGLTFDRQRERLKTALLQETWLGPVITDAHAQLTRLRKDEQSDAGGLIVSMDQDHARWVAELVGRITGSKAAIAVSDDPTASRVIEEFAGHKKQQWLVAVNMVSEGVDIPRLRVGVYGTNVLTEMYFRQVVGRFVRMQDGMPKPQRAWLYLPKDPVLAHYARQIKAERDHVLEDIVPAGQRDLFGRVVVSTNEYMPLMAVPKIDSVIGEDDARDENEAAVVGDPTVSLHEQKRDLRDLHRLLVSAVSRNSGIDHRRLNAELIARTGSRVDQATMDQLRRRIQLLERWRDRGYEGKR, from the coding sequence ATGAAGACTTTGCCTGCCTGGACGGCACTCCTTCGAGATTGGCAGCGCCGCGCTGTCTCGGCAGTGCGTGCCCATTCAACGACAGACTTTCTCGCGATGGCGACCCCCGCTGCCGGGAAAACGCGATTTGCCCTGGCCGTCGCGCACCATTATCTGACCCAGCGAGCGGCTGTTCGGGTGGTGGTGGTCTGTCCGACCAATCATTTGCGGGGGCAATGGTCGGATGCGGCGGGTAAGGTCGGCCTGCATCTCGATCCGGCTCTGACGAACGACCAGGCCGTTGAGGCGGCGGACTATCACGGCGCCGTGGTCACCTACCAGCAAGTCTGCCTGTCTCCCGCGATCTTTCAACGGGCGTGCAAGGGCAAAAGGACTTTGCTCATTCTCGACGAGCTGCACCATGCCGGGGACGGTAAGAATTGGGGGAAGGCGCTGCGCACGGCGTTCGATCCGGCCGTGTTCCGGCTGGTTCTTTCGGGTACGCCGTTTCGTTCAGACAACAATCCGATCCCGTTTATCCGGTACGAACATGGAGAGAGCAGGGCCGATTTCAGTTACGGCTACACCGACGCAATACGCGACGGTGTCTGCCGGCCGATCGTCTTTCCCAGCTATGAAGGCGAACTCACCTGGTTTTCGGAAGGCCGCGAACATACGGCGACGTTCCAAGATGGGCTAACGTTCGACCGGCAGCGGGAACGCTTGAAGACGGCGCTATTACAAGAAACCTGGCTCGGTCCGGTGATCACCGATGCGCATGCGCAACTCACCCGATTGCGCAAGGACGAACAAAGTGATGCGGGAGGGCTGATCGTAAGTATGGATCAAGATCATGCCCGCTGGGTCGCGGAACTCGTCGGCCGCATCACCGGCAGCAAAGCAGCGATTGCGGTGTCGGACGACCCGACGGCATCCCGCGTGATCGAGGAATTTGCCGGGCACAAGAAGCAACAGTGGTTGGTCGCGGTCAATATGGTCAGTGAGGGCGTGGACATTCCGCGTCTTCGTGTCGGCGTGTACGGCACGAATGTGCTGACGGAAATGTACTTCCGGCAGGTGGTGGGACGGTTCGTCCGAATGCAGGACGGCATGCCCAAACCGCAACGGGCCTGGCTCTATCTGCCTAAAGATCCGGTCCTGGCGCACTATGCGAGACAGATCAAGGCGGAGCGCGATCATGTGTTGGAGGACATTGTGCCGGCCGGACAACGGGATCTCTTCGGTCGTGTCGTGGTCTCGACCAACGAATACATGCCGTTGATGGCCGTGCCCAAGATAGACAGTGTCATCGGAGAAGACGACGCAAGGGACGAGAACGAGGCAGCTGTCGTCGGCGATCCAACAGTCTCACTCCACGAACAAAAGAGAGACCTCCGCGATCTTCACCGGTTGCTGGTCAGCGCCGTATCAAGGAACAGCGGAATCGACCATCGGCGCCTGAATGCGGAACTGATCGCGCGCACCGGGAGCCGTGTCGATCAAGCGACGATGGATCAGCTCCGCCGGCGCATCCAACTCTTGGAACGGTGGCGCGACCGAGGCTACGAAGGCAAGCGATGA